In the genome of Monodelphis domestica isolate mMonDom1 chromosome 2, mMonDom1.pri, whole genome shotgun sequence, one region contains:
- the CHD3 gene encoding chromodomain-helicase-DNA-binding protein 3 isoform X8: protein MASPLRDEEEEEEEMVVSEEEEEEEEEEGEEEVEAADEDDEEEDDEGVVGRGPPGHDRGRGRHSPPSCHLFPPPPPPPLPPPPPPPDDDEIGLPPSALGVKKRKRGPRKQKENKPGKPRKRKKLDSEEEFGSERDEYREKSESGGSEYGTGPGRKRRRKHREKKEKKTKRRKRGEGDGGQKVEQKSSATLLLTWGLEDVEHVFSEEDYHTLTNYKAFSQFMRPLIAKKNPKIPMSKMMTILGAKWREFSANNPFKGSAAAVAAAAAAAAAAVAEQVSSAVSSVTSTAPPGPPPPPADLQPPPIRRAKTKEGKGPGHKRRSKSPRVPDGRKKLRGKKMAPLKIKLGLLGGKRKKGGSYVFQSDEGPEPEAEESDLESGSIHSASGRPDGTTRTKKLKRGRPGRKKKKVLGCPAVAGEEEVDGYETDHQDYCEVCQQGGEIILCDTCPRAYHLVCLDPELDRAPEGKWSCPHCEKEGVQWEAKEEEEEYEEEGEEEGEKEEEDDHMEYCRVCKDGGELLCCDACISSYHIHCLNPPLPDIPNGEWLCPRCTCPVLKGRVQKILYWRWGEPPVAAPTPQLAEGSPDIQVPRPLQGRSEREFFVKWVGLSYWHCSWAKELQLEIFHLVMYRNYQRKNDMDEPPPLDYGSGEDDGKSDKRKSKDPHYAEMEEKFYRFGIKPEWMTVHRIINHSMDKKGNYHYLVKWRDLPYDQSTWEEDEMNIPEYDAHKNSYWRHRELIMGEDPAQPRKYKKKKKELQGDGPPTSPTNDPTVKYENQPRFITATGGTLHLYQLEGLNWLRFSWAQGTDTILADEMGLGKTIQTIVFLYSLYKEGHTKGPFLVSAPLSTIINWEREFQMWAPKFYVVTYTGDKDSRAIIRENEFSFEDNAIKGGKKAFKMRREAQVKFHVLLTSYELITIDQAALGSIRWACLVVDEAHRLKNNQSKFFRVLNGYKIDHKLLLTGTPLQNNLEELFHLLNFLTPERFNNLEGFLEEFADISKEDQIKKLHDLLGPHMLRRLKADVFKNMPAKTELIVRVELSPMQKKYYKYILTRNFEALNSRGGGNQVSLLNIMMDLKKCCNHPYLFPVAAMESPKLPSGAYEGGALIKSSGKLMLLQKMLRKLKEQGHRVLIFSQMTKMLDLLEDFLDYEGYKYERIDGGITGALRQEAIDRFNAPGAQQFCFLLSTRAGGLGINLATADTVIIFDSDWNPHNDIQAFSRAHRIGQANKVMIYRFVTRASVEERITQVAKRKMMLTHLVVRPGLGSKAGSMSKQELDDILKFGTEELFKDENEGENKEEDSSVIHYDNEAIARLLDRNQDATEDTDVQNMNEYLSSFKVAQYVVREEDKIEEIEREIIKQEENVDPDYWEKLLRHHYEQQQEDLARNLGKGKRVRKQVNYNDAAQEDQDNQSEYSVGSEEEDEDFDERPEGRRQSKRQLRNEKDKPLPPLLARVGGNIEVLGFNTRQRKAFLNAVMRWGMPPQDAFTSQWLVRDLRGKTEKEFKAYVSLFMRHLCEPGADGSETFADGVPREGLSRQQVLTRIGVMSLVKKKVQEFEHINGRWSMPELMPDPSADSKRSSRASSPTKTSPTTPEASAANSPCTSKPATPTPSEKGDETRTPPEKDEADNSEEKLDKDKKGGEKMEAEPDAPSPAPSPGEPRRILLGDEESGVPGELEAESGSRGDKEKPEEHKGERESRLGPSRDESRSNGRREEKSEKPRFMFNIADGGFTELHTLWQNEERAAISSGKLNEIWHRRHDYWLLAGIVLHGYARWQDIQNDAQFAIINEPFKTEANKGNFLEMKNKFLARRFKLLEQALVIEEQLRRAAYLNLSQEPAHPAMALHARFAEAECLAESHQHLSKESLAGNKPANAVLHKVLNQLEELLSDMKADVTRLPTTLSRIPPIAARLQMSERSILSRLASKGTEPYPTPAFPPGPYATPLGYGAAFSSATPAGVLAGGGANYSQMPAGSFITAAANGPPVLVKKEKEGAMVSDGQDRKEPRAGEVICIDD, encoded by the exons ATGGCTTCCCCTCTGagggacgaggaggaggaggaggaggagatggtagtgtctgaggaggaagaagaggaggaggaagaagagggcgAAGAGGAGGTGGAGGCGGCGGATGAGGACGACGAAGAGGAAGACGACGAGGGAGTTGTCGGACGCGGGCCACCGGGGCACGACCGAGGCCGCGGCCGCCACAGTCCCCCCAGCTGCCACCTCTTCCCGCCACCGCCCCCGCCCCCGCTGCCGCCCCCGCCCCCACCGCCAG acgaTGATGAGATTGGGCTCCCGCCTTCAGCTCTAGgagtgaagaagagaaaaagaggaccCAGAAAGCAGAAGGAGAACAAGCCAGGGAAACCACGGAAACGAAAGAAGCTT GACAGCGAAGAAGAATTTGGCTCTGAACGTGATGAATATAGGGAAAAGTCAGAGAGTGGAGGCAGCGAGTATGGGACTGGACCAGGCCGGAAAAGACGACGGAAGCACcgtgagaagaaggaaaagaagacaaaacgtcggaaaaggggggagggagatggaggacaaaaG GTTGAACAGAAGTCATCAGCCACACTGCTCCTAACATGGGGTTTGGAGGATGTAGAACATGTATTCTCTGAGGAGGATTATCATACACTAACTAACTACAAGGCCTTCAGCCAGTTCATGAG GCCTCTAATTGCTAAGAAGAATCCCAAGATTCCAATGTCTAAGATGATGACAATCCTAGGGGCTAAGTGGCGAGAATTCAGTGCCAACAACCCTTTTAAAGGTTCAGCAGCAGCAGTGgcagctgcagcagcagcagctgcggCAGCTGTAGCTGAGCAGGTATCATCGGCTGTTTCATCTGTCACCAGTACAGCTCCTCCAGGGCCTCCACCACCTCCTGCTGATCTCCAGCCTCCACCTATCCGAAGAGCCAAAACCAAAGAAGGCAAAG GGCCTGGCCACAAAAGGCGAAGTAAGAGCCCCCGAGTGCCTGATGGCCGAAAGAAGCTTCGGGGAAAGAAGATGGCACCACTCAAAATCAAACTTGGGTTACTGggtggaaagaggaagaagggaggctcA TATGTTTTCCAGAGTGATGAAGGCCCTGAGCCTGAAGCTGAGGAGTCTGACCTAGAGAGTGGCAGTATCCACAGTGCCTCAGGCCGGCCTGATGGCACCACCCGAACCAAGAAACTGAAGCGAGGCCGgccaggaaggaagaagaagaagg TTCTGGGCTGTCCTGCAGTGGCTGGGGAGGAGGAAGTTGATGGCTATGAGACGGATCACCAGGATTACTGTGAGGTGTGCCAGCAGGGCGGGGAGATCATTCTGTGTGACACCTGCCCTCGTGCTTACCACCTTGTCTGCCTTGATCCTGAGCTCGACAGAGCTCCTGAGGGCAAGTGGAGCTGCCCCCATTGT GAAAAGGAGGGAGTACAATGGGAAgccaaggaagaagaagaggaatatgaagaagaaggagaggaagaaggggagaaagaggaagaagatgatcACATGGAGTATTGCCGAGTATGCAAGGATGGAGGGGAGCTACTCTGTTGTGATGCCTGTATCTCCTCTTACCACATCCATTGCCTGAATCCTCCATTGCCAGACATTCCCAATGGTGAATGGCTATGTCCCCGATGCACT TGCCCTGTGCTAAAGGGCCGAGTGCAGAAGATCTTGTATTGGAGGTGGGGAGAGCCCCCTGTGGCAGCCCCAACTCCTCAACTGGCTGAGGGGTCACCTGATATCCAAGTTCCTCGTCCTCTGCAAGGCCGATCTGAGCGAGAGTTCTTCGTCAAGTGGGTTGGATTGTCCTACTGGCACTGCTCATGGGCCAAGGAGCTTCAG CTGGAGATCTTTCACTTGGTGATGTATCGAAACTACCAGCGAAAGAATGATATGGATGAGCCTCCACCACTGGACTATGGCTCTGGTGAAGATGATGGGAAAAGTGACAAGCGCAAGAGCAAAGACCCACACTATGCTGAGATGGAGGAAAAGTTCTACCGATTCGGCATCAAACCAGAGTGGATGACTGTTCACAGAATCATCAATCACAG TATGGACAAGAAGGGAAACTACCACTACTTGGTAAAATGGAGAGACTTGCCATATGACCAATCAACTTGGGAGGAAGATGAAATGAACATTCCTGAATATGATGCCCACAAAAACAGCTACTGGAGGCACCG gGAGTTAATCATGGGGGAGGACCCTGCTCAGCCtcgaaaatataagaaaaagaaaaaggagcttCAGGGAGATGGCCCTCCTACCTCTCCCACCAATGAT CCTACAGTGAAGTATGAGAACCAGCCACGGTTCATCACAGCCACAGGGGGCACGCTACACCTATACCAGCTGGAAGGGCTAAATTGGCTACGATTTTCATGGGCACAGGGCACTGACACCATTCTTGCTGATGAGATGGGCCTGGGCAAGACCATTCAAACCATCGTCTTCCTTTACTCCCTTTATAAGGAG ggtcacacaaaaggTCCATTCCTGGTGAGTGCTCCACTCTCAACCATCATTAATTGGGAACGTGAATTCCAGATGTGGGCTCCCAAGTTCTATGTGGTGACATATACTGGGGACAAGGATAGCCGTGCCATCATCCGAGAAAATGAATTCTCCTTTGAAGATAATGCTATCAAGGGTGGCAAAAAGGCCTTTAAAATGAGG AGGGAAGCACAGGTGAAGTTCCATGTTCTGCTGACATCATATGAATTGATCACTATTGACCAAGCAGCACTTGGCTCCATTCGTTGGGCCTGTCTTGTGGTGGATGAGGCCCACCGGCTCAAGAATAACCAGTCCAAG TTCTTTAGGGTGCTGAATGGCTACAAGATTGATCATAAGTTGCTGCTGACAGGGACCCCACTTCAGAACAATCTTGAGGAGCTCTTCCATCTGCTTAACTTCCTTACGCCAGAAAGGTTTAA CAATTTAGAAGGTTTTCTGGAGGAGTTTGCTGACATATCCAAAGAGGACCAAATCAAAAAACTACATGACCTATTGGGGCCACACATGCTTCGGAGGCTCAAGGCTGATGTCTTCAAGAACATGCCAGCCAAGACAGAGCTCATTGTTAGGGTGGAGCTCAGCCCCATGCAGAA gaaatattacaaatatatccTGACTCGAAATTTTGAGGCATTGAATTCTCGTGGTGGTGGAAACCAAGTGTCACTCCTCAACATCATGATGGATCTGAAGAAGTGCTGCAACCACCCCTACCTCTTCCCTGTGGCTGCTATG GAGTCCCCAAAACTTCCTAGTGGGGCATATGAGGGTGGAGCTCTTATCAAGTCCTCAGGGAAGCTTATGCTGTTACAAAAGATGCTTCGGAAATTGAAGGAACAAGGGCATCGAGTGCTCATTTTCTCCCAG ATGACCAAGATGTTGGATTTATTAGAGGACTTCCTAGATTATGAGGGCTACAAATACGAACGGATTGATGGAGGCATCACTGGAGCACTAAGGCAGGAAGCTATTGACCGATTCAATG CCCCTGGGGCCCAACAATTCTGCTTTCTTCTGTCTACTCGAGCTGGAGGCTTAGGCATCAATCTAGCCACGGCTGATACTGTTATCATCTTCGACTCTGATTGGAATCCCCACAATGATATCCAG GCCTTCAGCAGAGCTCACCGGATTGGTCAAGCCAACAAAGTAATGATTTACCGGTTTGTGACAAGAGCGTCAGTAGAGGAGCGGATTACCCAGGTGGCCAAAAGGAAGATGATGCTGACACACCTGGTTGTAAGGCCTGGGTTAGGCTCTAAGGCAGGTTCAATGTCTAAGCAAGAGCTTGATGATATCCTCAAATTTGGCACAGAAGAGCTGTTTAAGGATGAAAATGAGG GAGAAAACAAGGAAGAAGATAGTAGTGTAATCCACTATGACAATGAGGCCATTGCCCGGCTCCTAGACCGGAACCAGGATGCAACTGAAGACACAGATGTGCAGAACATGAATGAGTATCTGAGCTCTTTCAAAGTGGCACAGTATGTGGTTCGGGAAGAGGACAAG ATcgaggagatagagagagagatcatcAAGCAGGAGGAAAATGTGGACCCTGACTACTGGGAAAAGTTACTGAGACATCACTATGAGCAGCAACAGGAGGACCTAGCCCGAAACCTTGGCAAGGGTAAACGTGTTCGAAAACAAGTCAACTATAATGATGCTGCACAAGAAGACCAAG ACAACCAGTCCGAATATTCAGTGGGATCAGAAGAAGAGGATGAGGACTTTGATGAGCGACCTGAAG GGCGCCGTCAGTCTAAGAGGCAACTACGTAATGAGAAAGATAAGCCCCTCCCTCCACTGTTAGCTCGAGTTGGGGGCAACATTGAG GTGCTGGGGTTCAATACCCGACAGCGGAAGGCCTTCCTGAATGCAGTGATGCGTTGGGGGATGCCACCACAGGATGCCTTCACTTCTCAGTGGCTAGTACGGGACCTGAGGGGCAAAACAGAAAAGGAGTTCAA GGCCTATGTGTCTTTGTTCATGCGACATCTCTGTGAGCCTGGGGCAGATGGCTCTGAAACCTTTGCTGATGGTGTTCCCAGGGAGGGGCTGAGCCGACAGCAGGTGTTAACCCGAATTGGAGTCATGTCTCTTGTTAAGAAGAAG GTGCAGGAGTTTGAACATATCAATGGCCGATGGTCAATGCCAGAGTTGATGCCTGACCCTAGTGCTGACTCTAAGCGTTCATCCCGAGCCTCTTCCCCTACCAAAACATCTCCAACCACCCCTGAGGCTTCTGCAGCCAATAGTCCCTGCACATCCAAACCTG CCACTCCAACTCCAAGTGAAAAAGGGGATGAGACAAGGACACCTCCTGAAAAGGATGAAGCTGACAATTCAGAAGAGAAGCtagataaagacaaaaaaggaggggagaagatGGAGGCAGAG CCTGATGCCCCCAGCCCTGCTCCTTCACCAGGAGAACCAAGGAGGATACTTCTAGGGGATGAAGAGTCTGGGGTCCCTGGAGAGTTAGAAGCTGAATCAGGTAGCCGAGGAGACAAGGAGAAACCAG AAGAGCATAAGGGGGAGAGGGAATCACGATTAGGGCCATCCCGAGATGAATCCCGGTCCAATGGACGTCgagaagagaaatcagaaaaaccACGGTTCATGTTTAACATTGCAGATGGTGGCTTTACAG AGCTGCATACCCTGTGGCAAAATGAGGAACGGGCAGCTATCTCCTCTGGTAAACTCAATGAGATTTGGCACCGGAGGCATGACTACTGGCTGCTGGCTGGAATCGTCCT CCATGGCTATGCTCGGTGGCAGGACATCCAAAATGATGCCCAGTTTGCCATCATTAACGAGCCATttaaaactgaggccaacaagggaAACTTCCTGGAGATGAAAAATAAGTTCCTAGCCCGGAGGTTCAAG CTCCTGGAGCAGGCGCTGGTGATCGAGGAGCAGCTTCGGCGGGCGGCCTACCTGAACCTGTCACAGGAGCCGGCGCATCCCGCCATGGCCCTCCACGCCCGCTTCGCCGAGGCCGAGTGCCTGGCCGAGAGCCACCAGCACCTCTCCAAGGAGTCGCTGGCGGGGAACAAGCCGGCCAACGCAGTCCTGCACAAGG TTCTGAACCAGCTGGAGGAGCTGCTGAGCGACATGAAAGCAGATGTGACCCGCCTTCCAACCACCCTGTCCAGAATCCCACCCATCGCAGCCCGACTACAGATGTCCGAGCGAAGCATTCTCAGCCGTCTGGCCAGCAAGGGTACAGAGCCCTATCCCACACCG GCCTTTCCTCCGGGTCCCTACGCCACACCACTGGGGTACGGAGCAGCCTTCAGCTCAGCAACACCCGCAGGGGTCCTGGCCGGCGGCGGCGCCAATTACAGCCAGATGCCCGCAGGGTCCTTCATCACAG CCGCAGCCAACGGCCCGCCCGTGTTggtgaagaaggagaaggagggggcAATGGTGTCCGACGGGCAGGATCGGAAGGAGCCCAGGGCTGGGGAGGTGATCTGTATAGACGACTGA